The Streptococcus pantholopis genome has a segment encoding these proteins:
- a CDS encoding MurR/RpiR family transcriptional regulator translates to MDFLENIKQHEADYAKSELKVYHYVLANLESLETFTITKIAELSQTSTAAVLRFCQTLGYKGFKDFRYDAIRFLHHHHQRPSVDILDQMTDNYSQLTKQLRNLNRETIHALIATILKQQRLHIFGVYYSSLPAKYLHMGLQDLGITSHFAGDLNSGAHLTNIINEEDSLILFSVSGGSGNFRQALSALQNNMPKQSYLITLNATAPVAKLFTTTIVLPGNLFNKQSIVDTQSLPMIFVEILLNLIREEMG, encoded by the coding sequence ATGGATTTTCTGGAAAATATCAAACAGCATGAAGCGGATTATGCCAAGTCCGAGCTGAAAGTCTACCACTATGTTCTTGCCAATCTTGAAAGTTTGGAGACTTTTACCATCACTAAAATTGCTGAACTTTCTCAAACGTCTACTGCTGCCGTTTTGAGATTTTGTCAGACTCTCGGTTACAAAGGTTTTAAGGACTTCCGTTATGATGCCATTCGTTTCCTGCATCATCACCATCAAAGACCGTCTGTTGATATTTTGGACCAAATGACTGATAACTACAGCCAGCTGACAAAGCAGCTCCGTAATCTGAATCGGGAGACCATTCACGCGCTGATAGCGACGATTTTAAAGCAGCAGCGTCTGCATATTTTTGGAGTCTACTATTCCTCCCTGCCTGCTAAGTACTTGCATATGGGACTGCAGGATTTGGGAATCACCAGCCATTTTGCCGGTGACCTAAACAGCGGCGCCCACTTGACCAATATTATCAACGAAGAAGACAGCTTAATTCTCTTTTCGGTCAGCGGCGGCAGCGGAAATTTCAGGCAGGCTCTGTCCGCTCTGCAAAACAATATGCCTAAGCAGTCCTATCTGATTACCTTGAACGCAACAGCCCCCGTAGCCAAACTGTTTACAACCACCATTGTACTGCCCGGCAATCTTTTTAATAAGCAGTCTATTGTTGATACCCAGTCACTCCCTATGATTTTTGTAGAGATTCTTCTTAACCTCATACGCGAAGAAATGGGGTAG
- a CDS encoding dihydrolipoyl dehydrogenase family protein, which translates to MSYDYDVAFIGSGHANWHAAVTLAQAGKKVVIIEKDITAGTCTNYGCNAKFLLDSPFEFLDGLDRYERAGIGTKGTIRWEELMAFKKREIPTYAPFMEEIFAQMNIELLKGYGKLQDEHTVAIDDRAITADYIVLGTGQRPARLNIEGKELLHDSREFLELDSLPNRITFIGAGIISMEFATMAVKLGSEVHIVEFADKALAAYPENDVRTVVDKLRAEGVQFHFGQAVEKAEALESGLRLTTAQGLIIETDYALDATGRISNVENLGLEDLGIEYNRSGIVVNDYLQTAVPHIFASGDVIDKTIPRLTPTASFESDYIADFILGINEKPISYPVVPNLVFTFPRIAQVGVTVAEAKADTDNYKIVDVPFGQQAKFQTKLEDEARFTLIVNKNKELAGASLLSNEAGEMINLITLIINQKLKAADLSQMIFAFPGTSNALINAVKTALS; encoded by the coding sequence ATGTCTTACGATTATGATGTTGCTTTTATCGGGTCGGGACATGCCAACTGGCATGCTGCGGTTACCTTGGCCCAAGCCGGAAAAAAGGTTGTTATTATTGAGAAGGATATAACGGCAGGAACCTGTACAAACTATGGCTGCAATGCTAAATTTTTGCTGGACAGCCCTTTTGAATTCTTAGACGGTCTTGACCGTTATGAAAGAGCAGGAATTGGCACAAAGGGAACGATTAGATGGGAAGAACTCATGGCTTTTAAAAAGAGGGAGATTCCAACCTATGCTCCGTTTATGGAGGAGATATTTGCTCAAATGAACATTGAACTTCTCAAAGGCTATGGAAAACTGCAGGATGAACATACAGTCGCCATTGATGATAGAGCGATTACTGCAGATTATATCGTTCTGGGGACCGGCCAGCGTCCGGCCCGTCTCAATATTGAAGGCAAGGAACTGCTTCATGACAGCCGGGAATTCCTTGAACTTGACAGCCTGCCAAACCGTATCACTTTTATCGGTGCAGGAATTATTTCAATGGAATTCGCTACGATGGCCGTTAAACTGGGATCTGAAGTCCATATTGTCGAGTTTGCCGATAAAGCTCTGGCTGCTTATCCAGAAAATGATGTCAGAACTGTTGTCGATAAACTAAGAGCAGAAGGAGTTCAGTTCCACTTCGGCCAAGCTGTTGAAAAAGCTGAAGCGCTGGAATCCGGCCTTCGTCTGACTACGGCTCAGGGTCTGATTATCGAAACCGATTATGCATTAGATGCTACCGGACGGATTTCCAATGTTGAAAACCTTGGTTTGGAAGATTTAGGCATTGAATATAACCGTTCAGGCATTGTGGTTAATGATTATCTGCAGACCGCTGTGCCACACATCTTTGCCAGCGGCGATGTGATTGATAAGACAATTCCCCGCCTGACGCCGACGGCAAGCTTTGAGTCGGATTATATTGCCGACTTTATCTTGGGTATCAATGAAAAGCCTATCAGCTACCCAGTTGTGCCAAATCTGGTCTTCACTTTTCCCCGTATTGCTCAAGTCGGCGTGACAGTAGCAGAGGCCAAGGCTGATACTGATAACTACAAAATTGTTGATGTGCCTTTTGGACAGCAGGCCAAATTCCAAACCAAGCTGGAAGATGAAGCGCGTTTTACTTTAATTGTCAATAAAAATAAAGAACTGGCGGGAGCCAGCCTTCTTAGCAATGAAGCCGGTGAGATGATTAATCTCATCACCTTAATTATCAATCAAAAACTTAAGGCCGCTGACCTCAGTCAAATGATTTTTGCCTTTCCTGGGACAAGCAATGCTTTGATTAATGCGGTTAAGACAGCCTTATCGTAA
- a CDS encoding ferritin-like domain-containing protein, producing MVTMQENHTIVHVLQNLGNAMLVQADRHQLVALQFAAQGFSKLGRKYQEHAEEERGFAQQMFNRVLDLGGQLFLTEQEAADLPETPLEWLKEELEISRLGLKEILPIVQAAADDITTYDILKDYYKDEEEDLYWTEQQLDLIEAIGYQNWLTRQI from the coding sequence ATGGTTACAATGCAGGAAAATCACACTATCGTTCATGTTTTACAAAATCTTGGCAATGCTATGCTGGTACAGGCTGACAGGCACCAGCTTGTCGCTTTGCAGTTTGCAGCACAGGGTTTTTCAAAACTCGGCCGGAAATATCAGGAACATGCTGAGGAAGAACGCGGCTTTGCCCAGCAAATGTTTAATCGTGTTCTGGATTTAGGCGGCCAGCTTTTTTTGACTGAGCAAGAGGCGGCAGACCTGCCGGAAACACCTTTGGAATGGCTGAAAGAAGAGCTGGAGATTTCGCGGTTGGGTCTAAAAGAAATTCTTCCGATCGTGCAGGCAGCGGCTGATGATATTACCACTTATGATATCCTTAAGGACTATTATAAGGATGAAGAAGAGGATCTGTACTGGACAGAGCAGCAGCTGGATTTGATTGAGGCTATTGGCTATCAAAATTGGCTGACTAGGCAAATTTAA
- the msrB gene encoding peptide-methionine (R)-S-oxide reductase MsrB: MVESKEDLRERIGDLAYEVTQNAATERAFTGEYDDFYDKGIYVDIVSGEPLFSSQDKYDAGCGWPSFTKPIDKQRVTNHQDNSYGMRRIEVRSQEANSHLGHVFADGPSAAGGLRYCINSAALRFVPYDKLAEEGYADYSQLFD, translated from the coding sequence ATGGTAGAATCAAAAGAGGATTTGCGTGAGCGGATTGGTGATTTAGCCTATGAAGTGACGCAGAATGCAGCTACTGAGCGTGCTTTTACCGGAGAATATGATGATTTTTACGATAAAGGCATTTATGTTGATATTGTCAGCGGAGAACCCCTGTTTTCATCGCAGGATAAATACGATGCGGGCTGTGGCTGGCCTTCATTTACTAAACCGATTGATAAACAAAGAGTGACTAACCATCAGGATAATTCTTATGGGATGCGCCGGATTGAAGTCCGCAGTCAGGAGGCTAATTCTCATCTTGGCCATGTCTTTGCTGACGGGCCTTCGGCAGCAGGCGGACTGCGTTATTGCATCAACTCAGCTGCTTTGCGGTTTGTCCCTTATGATAAGTTAGCAGAAGAAGGCTATGCAGACTATAGCCAATTATTTGATTAA